In Aquila chrysaetos chrysaetos chromosome 10, bAquChr1.4, whole genome shotgun sequence, the following proteins share a genomic window:
- the SPTSSB gene encoding serine palmitoyltransferase small subunit B, translated as MDIKHVKDYIYWLYYQYLLITCSYVLEPWERSMFHTITVTVFAMVVYTAYVFVPIHVRLAFEFFSQIFGSQPESTVSIVN; from the coding sequence ATGGATATTAAGCATGTGAAGGACTATATCTATTGGCTCTACTACCAGTACCTACTGATCACCTGCAGCTAcgtgctggagccctgggaGCGGTCCATGTTCCATACCATCACCGTGACTGTTTTCGCTATGGTGGTGTACACAGCTTACGTCTTCGTCCCCATCCATGTCCGCCTGGCTTTTGAGTTCTTCTCCCAGATCTTCGGAAGCCAGCCCGAAAGCACAGTTTCCATTGTGAACTGA